Proteins from a genomic interval of Chloroflexota bacterium:
- a CDS encoding Lrp/AsnC family transcriptional regulator, producing MAGDLDNLDLRILSEIGLDGRQSASDLARKLGISRTYASKKIQRLLDRKITRIAAFTHPLALGYHTLAVTGVQVSPGELNTVADSLCALPDVNMLIIAAGWQGIVIWTMFANPADLSRFLARELGNISGIKSTETMMVIEWRVSLSYLSSSQWRNMLFSYPPSSYLAPWDNQPEPKSILAQQGDRDSNLSIDQLDLMILKEIEHDGRQPVSDLAKKLGISRANASTRLQRLLDKQITWIVAFTSPLDLGYQTNALIGVRVSPKELDTVMDKVVTLPNVFGVAKVVGRYDVLIGANFPGPTDLSRFLVRELGTISGLLSMEITIGLELRKTSFEYLASSYLQRIAQHQ from the coding sequence ATGGCCGGTGACTTGGATAACCTTGACCTGAGAATTCTAAGTGAGATCGGGCTGGATGGCAGGCAATCGGCTTCAGACCTGGCCAGGAAGCTTGGCATCAGCCGGACATATGCTAGCAAAAAAATCCAGAGACTCCTGGATCGAAAGATTACCAGGATAGCGGCCTTTACTCACCCGCTGGCTTTGGGATACCACACCCTGGCAGTGACAGGTGTCCAAGTATCACCGGGAGAATTGAATACAGTCGCTGACAGCCTTTGTGCTCTCCCGGATGTGAATATGTTGATAATAGCCGCCGGCTGGCAAGGCATCGTTATCTGGACCATGTTCGCTAATCCGGCGGATCTTTCTCGCTTCTTGGCGAGGGAATTAGGCAATATCTCTGGCATCAAATCTACTGAGACCATGATGGTTATCGAGTGGCGTGTCTCTTTGTCATATCTATCTTCCAGTCAGTGGCGAAACATGCTTTTCTCATACCCACCCTCCTCCTATTTAGCGCCTTGGGATAACCAACCAGAACCAAAGTCTATTTTAGCTCAGCAAGGAGATCGAGACTCAAATCTCAGTATTGATCAGCTTGATTTGATGATTCTCAAGGAGATTGAACATGACGGGCGGCAGCCGGTGTCGGATTTGGCCAAGAAGCTTGGAATCAGCCGGGCCAATGCCTCCACTAGACTGCAGAGGCTTCTGGATAAGCAGATTACATGGATTGTCGCTTTTACCAGTCCACTCGATCTGGGGTATCAGACCAACGCCCTTATAGGTGTTAGGGTATCACCGAAGGAACTCGATACAGTAATGGACAAGGTTGTGACTTTGCCCAACGTATTCGGGGTGGCCAAGGTGGTCGGTCGGTATGATGTGCTTATAGGGGCGAACTTCCCAGGTCCCACTGATTTGTCTCGTTTCCTGGTGAGAGAATTGGGTACTATCTCAGGCCTCCTGTCTATGGAAATCACGATCGGCCTGGAACTAAGAAAGACGTCTTTTGAGTACTTGGCATCCTCGTACCTGCAGCGCATCGCGCAACATCAATAG
- a CDS encoding IS1380 family transposase codes for MGKRQREGILPFKVVQTDAPLIARGGLVLPYEFAKSLKLPKVIDKELPQPGSGRGYKASAFVMPMVLMLHGGGKKLEDLREVKGEKSLREVLEMDGLPASCTVGDWLRRTGEGREGLLGLGRVNGHVVRETMRRDGRKGYTLDVDSSIIEAEKEGAQFTYKGGKGYQPQMGFVFELGLIVEDEFREGNVPAQAGAVGFLRRCFGAMPEGKHIEYVRLDSAYYQAEVMNLCFDEGKWFTITADKDRAVMEALRSIKDWRCYKGGREIGETLHTMSKTKEAFRLVVQRWPKLQGELFDASPYCYHVIATNREEEAEEIVRMHNKRGELENYIKELKSGFGMEWMPCGETYANAVFFRIGVIAYNLFQAMKLLALPPWYRSCTISTVRWKLYQIAAEVTSHAHQMLLKLAAPLEKVLLFQRFRLRCRQLAYDSS; via the coding sequence ATGGGAAAGAGGCAAAGGGAGGGGATATTGCCCTTCAAGGTGGTACAAACTGATGCGCCATTAATTGCCAGGGGTGGCTTAGTGCTGCCTTATGAGTTTGCCAAATCGCTGAAGCTGCCGAAGGTGATAGATAAGGAGTTGCCGCAGCCGGGCAGTGGTCGAGGGTACAAAGCGTCTGCCTTTGTGATGCCTATGGTGTTGATGCTTCATGGTGGAGGGAAGAAGCTAGAGGATTTGAGGGAAGTGAAGGGAGAGAAGAGCCTGAGGGAAGTGCTGGAGATGGATGGGCTGCCGGCCTCTTGCACTGTAGGGGACTGGCTGCGGAGGACAGGGGAGGGAAGAGAGGGTCTTTTGGGTCTGGGGAGGGTGAACGGGCATGTGGTGAGGGAGACGATGAGGCGAGACGGGAGGAAAGGGTACACTCTGGATGTGGATAGCAGCATAATAGAGGCAGAGAAGGAAGGGGCCCAGTTCACCTATAAAGGGGGCAAGGGTTACCAGCCTCAGATGGGGTTTGTGTTTGAGCTTGGGCTGATAGTGGAAGACGAATTTCGGGAGGGTAATGTTCCAGCGCAAGCTGGCGCGGTGGGTTTTCTGAGGAGGTGTTTTGGGGCCATGCCTGAGGGGAAGCACATTGAATACGTTCGGTTGGATAGCGCTTACTATCAGGCTGAGGTGATGAATTTATGTTTTGATGAGGGGAAGTGGTTTACTATCACAGCGGACAAGGATAGGGCGGTAATGGAAGCCCTAAGATCGATAAAGGATTGGCGCTGCTACAAGGGAGGCAGAGAGATAGGGGAGACACTACATACCATGAGCAAGACAAAGGAAGCCTTTCGTCTGGTGGTACAGCGCTGGCCGAAGCTACAGGGGGAGCTGTTCGATGCGTCACCGTACTGTTATCACGTCATAGCCACGAATAGAGAAGAGGAGGCTGAGGAGATAGTCCGGATGCATAATAAGAGGGGGGAATTGGAGAACTACATAAAAGAGCTTAAGAGCGGGTTTGGTATGGAGTGGATGCCCTGCGGGGAGACGTACGCTAATGCGGTGTTCTTCAGGATAGGGGTAATAGCCTACAATCTATTTCAGGCGATGAAGTTGTTAGCCTTACCGCCGTGGTATCGGAGTTGCACCATATCGACGGTGAGGTGGAAGCTGTATCAGATAGCTGCTGAGGTAACCAGCCATGCACACCAGATGCTACTGAAACTGGCGGCACCTCTGGAGAAGGTACTGTTGTTTCAGAGGTTTCGCTTGCGGTGTAGGCAGTTGGCTTACGATTCGAGTTAA
- a CDS encoding FAD-dependent oxidoreductase, translating to MRHFLGKAHSNGTRIAYKTKVIGIERVSKGYELRTESRVVINCAGLYSDRVAEMAGIDIGKANYSIHWCKGEYYSMSGGKNNLVNRLIYPVPLSISVGAHVCLDVSGRLRLGPLFYYVDDVDYKIDDSRKKAVLESSIMKALPFLEPSDLDPETSGIMAMLQGQGEGFRDFVIRHEYDRGLPGFINLVGIESRKQRLVRW from the coding sequence ATGAGACACTTTCTGGGGAAGGCCCACAGCAATGGCACGCGGATAGCTTATAAGACTAAGGTCATCGGCATAGAAAGAGTCTCAAAGGGGTATGAACTCAGGACGGAGAGCAGAGTCGTGATAAATTGTGCTGGTCTCTACAGCGATAGGGTAGCGGAGATGGCTGGGATAGACATAGGGAAAGCAAATTACAGCATACACTGGTGCAAAGGGGAGTATTACAGCATGAGCGGTGGAAAGAACAACCTGGTCAACAGATTGATATACCCTGTGCCTTTGAGTATCAGTGTAGGGGCACATGTTTGCCTTGATGTCAGCGGGAGGCTGCGCCTCGGGCCTCTTTTCTACTATGTTGATGACGTAGACTATAAGATCGATGACTCCAGGAAAAAGGCTGTTCTGGAGTCAAGCATAATGAAAGCCTTGCCCTTCCTGGAACCCTCTGATCTAGACCCTGAGACATCAGGCATAATGGCGATGCTTCAAGGACAAGGGGAAGGTTTCCGTGACTTCGTCATAAGACACGAATATGACAGAGGATTGCCTGGCTTCATTAACCTGGTTGGCATTGAATCCCGAAAACAGCGATTGGTGAGATGGTGA
- a CDS encoding FAD-dependent oxidoreductase: MSYTADITIIGAGVVGLAIASEVAREGRQVYLLEKNETFGQEQSSRNSEVIHAGIYYEPGSLKATAFSTSFVPTTGWLTRNAEK; the protein is encoded by the coding sequence ATGTCTTACACGGCTGATATTACCATCATCGGAGCTGGCGTGGTTGGATTAGCCATAGCCTCAGAGGTAGCCAGGGAGGGCAGACAGGTCTACTTGCTGGAGAAGAACGAGACCTTTGGTCAGGAACAAAGCTCTCGCAACAGCGAAGTCATTCATGCCGGCATCTATTACGAACCTGGTTCCTTGAAGGCAACGGCCTTCTCTACCAGCTTTGTGCCAACAACGGGATGGCTCACAAGAAATGCGGAAAAATAA
- a CDS encoding acetyl-CoA acetyltransferase has translation MGNIKDKVAIIGMGCTQFGDLWKMGVPDMIIECCYEAYKDAGVGPKDIEAVFVGNVSSSMWTGSTVTEALQLDKIPATRVENNCATAAEALRVGAFSVASGMYDTVLCVGFEKLKDYGSGALEMPGSMHPISVVGSAPASFAKSAVQYFEKYKIPRDKGKEIIAKIAVKNHANGALHPKAHFRRAITLETALNAPIIAWPLGLFDCCPVTDGASAAIITRADKAKSYTQDYVLIKGLGLAVGRIDPFKGKFRSDVDITFWDETWVAAQQAYEQVGIKDPRKEIGMAEVHDCFTITELIIYESLGFCPRGKGPEEVEAESFTLKGDLPINTDGGLKSFGHPVGASGLRMVYELYNQLLGRAGERQLKNPKLGLAHSQGGTPGMFQASVTIVGPRD, from the coding sequence ATGGGTAACATAAAAGATAAAGTAGCCATAATCGGCATGGGCTGTACCCAGTTCGGGGATCTCTGGAAGATGGGCGTTCCCGATATGATCATCGAATGTTGCTATGAGGCATACAAAGATGCCGGGGTCGGCCCTAAAGACATTGAAGCGGTGTTTGTGGGGAATGTGTCTTCGAGTATGTGGACGGGGTCTACAGTCACGGAGGCGCTACAACTAGACAAGATCCCAGCCACCAGAGTGGAAAACAACTGCGCTACTGCCGCAGAGGCTCTGAGGGTGGGAGCCTTCTCCGTGGCCTCAGGGATGTACGACACTGTCCTCTGCGTCGGCTTCGAGAAGCTGAAGGACTATGGCAGCGGCGCTCTGGAAATGCCTGGCTCCATGCACCCTATTTCCGTCGTTGGCTCGGCACCGGCTTCCTTTGCTAAATCGGCGGTGCAATACTTTGAGAAGTACAAGATCCCCCGGGACAAGGGGAAGGAGATCATCGCCAAGATTGCCGTCAAGAATCATGCCAACGGCGCCTTGCATCCAAAGGCACACTTCAGACGGGCCATAACCCTGGAGACAGCGCTCAACGCGCCTATAATCGCCTGGCCTCTGGGTCTGTTTGACTGCTGCCCGGTTACGGACGGAGCATCAGCAGCCATAATAACCCGCGCTGACAAGGCCAAGAGCTACACCCAGGACTACGTGTTGATTAAGGGTCTCGGCCTAGCAGTGGGTCGTATAGACCCCTTCAAGGGCAAGTTCCGCTCCGATGTTGACATCACCTTCTGGGACGAGACCTGGGTGGCAGCCCAGCAGGCCTATGAGCAGGTGGGCATCAAGGACCCTCGCAAAGAGATAGGTATGGCGGAAGTCCACGATTGCTTTACCATCACTGAGCTCATAATTTATGAGTCTCTGGGCTTCTGTCCGCGCGGAAAGGGGCCGGAAGAGGTGGAGGCTGAGAGCTTCACTCTCAAGGGAGACCTGCCAATCAACACGGATGGTGGATTGAAATCCTTTGGCCATCCCGTGGGTGCCAGTGGGCTGAGGATGGTCTATGAGCTTTACAACCAACTACTGGGCAGGGCTGGTGAGCGCCAACTAAAGAATCCTAAGCTGGGACTGGCTCATTCGCAGGGTGGTACGCCAGGCATGTTCCAGGCGTCAGTCACCATTGTTGGGCCTCGAGACTAG
- a CDS encoding acyl-CoA dehydrogenase, which yields MRPTSGPLCGPTYGAGTSGQQAIAWRVVPPRSPETLWPPPDWDCPENKLPPRRREGVWMDFSLSEQQEMLRKIARDFFTNELPKSSVKEMAKDTRGYSLELWHKMADLGWMGLVLPEEYGGSGGSFVDLAILLEEMGRACLPGPFFSTVVLGASIVMEAGSEVQRERLLPKLARGELVLTLAVAEPYVLSHTGVFEVRARNVEGGYIIDGTKLFVPDAHVADYIICAAKTGRGSTLFLVDTKSHGLSCTVLPAMSSERQCEVKFNQVKVSKADVLGKVNRGKEYIDKVLTRAAAAKCAEMLGGAEQVMEMTVAYAKERVQFGRAIGAFQAIQHHCANMLNDLDACRCVARRAVWMVSEGMPCAREVSLAKAWVNEAYHRMTLLGHEIHGAIAFQHDHDMHLYFKQAKLGEMAFGDTAYHEEIIAREMGL from the coding sequence ATGAGGCCGACAAGTGGGCCTCTTTGCGGGCCAACCTACGGCGCTGGTACCTCTGGACAGCAGGCGATAGCCTGGCGGGTGGTACCTCCGAGATCGCCAGAAACACTATGGCCACCACCGGACTGGGATTGCCCAGAAAATAAGCTGCCTCCCCGCAGAAGAGAAGGAGTATGGATGGACTTCAGCCTTAGTGAACAGCAAGAGATGCTGAGAAAGATTGCTCGTGACTTCTTTACCAACGAGTTACCCAAGAGCTCGGTTAAGGAAATGGCCAAAGATACCAGGGGCTATTCTCTTGAACTATGGCACAAGATGGCTGATCTGGGTTGGATGGGACTGGTACTGCCGGAAGAGTACGGGGGTTCAGGAGGCAGCTTTGTCGATTTGGCTATCTTATTGGAAGAGATGGGTCGGGCCTGCCTGCCAGGGCCTTTCTTCTCTACGGTGGTTCTGGGCGCCTCCATTGTAATGGAGGCCGGAAGTGAGGTGCAGAGGGAACGTCTTCTGCCCAAGCTAGCCAGAGGCGAACTTGTCCTCACGCTGGCCGTAGCCGAGCCTTATGTCCTCAGCCACACCGGTGTCTTCGAAGTGAGGGCCAGGAATGTGGAAGGGGGTTACATCATCGATGGCACCAAACTGTTCGTCCCTGATGCTCATGTAGCCGACTACATTATATGTGCGGCGAAGACTGGGAGGGGGTCTACCCTTTTCCTGGTTGACACAAAGAGCCATGGCCTGAGTTGTACTGTGCTTCCAGCCATGTCTAGCGAAAGACAGTGTGAGGTGAAGTTCAATCAGGTGAAGGTGTCGAAGGCAGATGTCCTGGGGAAGGTCAACCGTGGAAAAGAATACATAGATAAGGTTTTGACCAGGGCAGCCGCCGCAAAGTGTGCTGAAATGCTAGGTGGGGCTGAGCAGGTAATGGAGATGACCGTGGCCTATGCCAAGGAAAGAGTCCAATTTGGCCGTGCCATAGGGGCTTTTCAAGCTATCCAGCACCATTGCGCCAATATGTTGAATGACCTGGATGCCTGCCGGTGCGTTGCCCGTCGGGCGGTCTGGATGGTGAGCGAAGGCATGCCCTGTGCCAGAGAGGTATCGCTGGCTAAAGCTTGGGTGAATGAAGCTTATCACAGGATGACCCTCCTGGGCCATGAAATACATGGCGCTATCGCTTTTCAGCATGATCACGATATGCACCTGTATTTCAAGCAAGCCAAACTGGGGGAGATGGCTTTTGGGGACACAGCATACCATGAGGAGATTATAGCCAGGGAAATGGGACTTTAG
- a CDS encoding acyl-CoA dehydrogenase: MDFRFTEEEEAFRKEVREFLDRELPPDWPGIDPDMYHEDAFDEIHEVSREMQRKLAARGWLGLTWPKKYGGQEQPLWKQMILEEEMTYRGAPGLDAYQFIGGMGDLILEFGTEEQRQKYIPRMVRGEVKGATGMSEPNAGSDLANIQLRADLQGDYFVLNGQKTWQSAAHRADFAPVYVRTDPTAYKHRGISILLVDYNTPGITMRRLTMMSGLDAFNEVFYDNVKVPKENLLGELNGGWRVVMAALGHERSYGIMLIYNIKRDLDLLVQYCKETVVNGQPLAKNKMIRNRLADLAIQLEVARNMGYKLNYLALKGGDVTNTANEIKVLGGVLTQRVAVLGMQILGLYGSLGSVGGNWRQMDAKKDKWAKLGGRMKHLYLSTVCNTIAAGTTEVARNAIATMGLGLPREPKPPQKK, from the coding sequence ATGGACTTCCGTTTCACTGAAGAGGAAGAAGCCTTCCGAAAAGAGGTAAGAGAATTCCTTGATCGGGAGTTGCCACCTGACTGGCCCGGCATAGACCCAGACATGTATCACGAGGATGCCTTTGACGAAATTCACGAGGTGAGTCGTGAGATGCAGCGTAAGCTAGCTGCCAGAGGATGGCTGGGTCTAACCTGGCCAAAGAAATACGGGGGCCAGGAGCAACCTTTGTGGAAACAGATGATTCTGGAAGAGGAAATGACCTATCGCGGCGCTCCAGGCCTGGATGCCTACCAGTTCATTGGAGGCATGGGGGATCTGATTCTGGAATTTGGCACAGAAGAGCAGAGACAGAAGTATATACCGCGCATGGTGCGTGGGGAGGTGAAGGGAGCCACGGGGATGAGCGAGCCAAATGCGGGCTCCGACCTGGCCAATATCCAGTTGAGGGCAGATCTGCAAGGGGATTACTTCGTACTCAATGGCCAAAAGACATGGCAGAGCGCTGCCCACCGTGCTGACTTTGCCCCAGTCTACGTCCGGACCGATCCTACTGCCTACAAACACCGAGGGATCAGCATACTTCTTGTCGACTACAACACCCCTGGCATTACTATGCGCCGCCTTACCATGATGAGCGGATTGGACGCCTTCAACGAGGTGTTTTATGACAACGTCAAGGTGCCTAAGGAGAACCTGCTGGGAGAGCTGAATGGCGGTTGGAGAGTAGTCATGGCTGCTCTCGGTCATGAGAGAAGCTATGGAATCATGCTGATTTACAACATCAAGCGAGACCTCGACCTGCTGGTGCAATACTGCAAGGAGACGGTGGTTAATGGTCAACCTCTTGCTAAGAACAAGATGATTCGCAACAGGCTGGCTGACCTGGCCATTCAGCTTGAGGTAGCCCGCAATATGGGCTACAAGTTAAACTACCTGGCGCTGAAGGGTGGGGATGTCACTAATACTGCCAACGAGATAAAGGTGTTGGGTGGTGTCCTTACTCAGCGTGTGGCAGTCCTAGGGATGCAAATCCTGGGGCTCTACGGGTCACTGGGGTCGGTCGGAGGTAACTGGAGACAGATGGATGCGAAAAAGGACAAGTGGGCGAAGTTGGGAGGCAGAATGAAGCATCTCTATCTGAGCACAGTGTGCAATACGATCGCCGCTGGCACTACCGAGGTGGCCCGCAACGCGATAGCCACCATGGGTTTGGGCTTGCCCAGGGAACCCAAGCCGCCACAAAAGAAATAA
- a CDS encoding acyl-CoA dehydrogenase: MDLSFSEEQEMLWKSARDFLANKCPKTLVRQMEEDEKGYVPELWKEMADLGWIGLPFPEKYGGGGFTFLDLVILLEEMGRACLPGPFISTVVLGGLPIAKWGTEQQKKDILPKICKGEAILTLALTEPSARYDAVSVQVKAKVEGDHYVISGTKLFVNDANVADYIIVVARTADSANPEEGITLFIVDGKSPGITTHLLRTIAGDKQCEFTLNKVKVPKASVLGKPNQGWGMVGEIIQWAALAKAAEMMGGAQQVLEMTIQYAKDRVQFDRPIGSFQIIQHYLADMSIDVDSSRVSLHKAAWMLSEGISCAKEISVIKGWLSEAYRRVTAQAHQIHGAIGFTKDHDLELYFRRAKAAELFFGDADFHREIVAQQLGM; encoded by the coding sequence ATGGATTTATCCTTTAGTGAAGAGCAGGAGATGTTATGGAAGTCGGCGCGCGACTTTCTAGCTAACAAGTGTCCCAAGACCCTGGTGCGCCAGATGGAGGAGGACGAGAAGGGTTATGTTCCCGAGTTATGGAAGGAGATGGCTGACCTGGGATGGATTGGGCTTCCTTTCCCTGAGAAGTACGGAGGTGGTGGTTTCACCTTTCTTGATCTAGTAATCCTGCTGGAGGAGATGGGGCGTGCTTGTCTTCCTGGGCCTTTCATTTCTACCGTGGTCCTGGGTGGCTTGCCCATTGCCAAATGGGGAACAGAGCAGCAGAAGAAGGATATTCTTCCCAAGATATGTAAGGGTGAGGCCATCCTTACCCTGGCCCTGACGGAGCCCAGTGCCAGGTACGATGCTGTCTCTGTTCAGGTGAAGGCAAAGGTGGAAGGAGACCACTACGTCATCAGTGGCACCAAGCTCTTTGTCAATGACGCTAATGTTGCCGACTATATCATTGTTGTTGCCAGGACAGCGGACTCAGCCAATCCGGAAGAGGGCATTACGCTGTTCATTGTAGATGGGAAAAGTCCAGGTATAACCACCCATCTTCTGAGGACGATAGCTGGGGATAAGCAGTGCGAGTTTACTTTGAACAAGGTGAAGGTGCCCAAGGCGAGTGTCTTGGGCAAGCCGAACCAGGGCTGGGGGATGGTGGGAGAGATTATACAATGGGCGGCTCTGGCGAAGGCAGCGGAGATGATGGGTGGTGCGCAGCAAGTTTTGGAGATGACGATCCAATATGCCAAGGACAGGGTACAGTTTGACCGTCCGATAGGAAGTTTCCAGATCATTCAGCATTACTTGGCTGACATGTCGATTGATGTAGACAGCTCGCGGGTGAGTTTGCACAAGGCGGCGTGGATGCTGAGCGAAGGGATTTCGTGCGCCAAGGAGATTTCGGTGATCAAAGGATGGTTAAGCGAGGCTTATCGGAGAGTGACAGCACAAGCGCACCAGATACATGGCGCTATTGGTTTCACCAAGGATCATGATCTAGAGCTCTACTTCAGGCGTGCGAAGGCGGCGGAGCTATTCTTTGGTGATGCTGATTTTCATCGCGAGATCGTCGCCCAGCAACTAGGCATGTAG